Proteins encoded within one genomic window of Brienomyrus brachyistius isolate T26 chromosome 22, BBRACH_0.4, whole genome shotgun sequence:
- the rnf25 gene encoding E3 ubiquitin-protein ligase RNF25, translated as MASESDVLSEIEVLKSIYLEELRVSRNSTGDWDVSLVLHPSTAEDSLSQFVRLTLTLTLDSQYPASPPCISIHHPRGLSDDKILSVQRCLHKEAQSCLGGPALYQLIEKAKEFLTESNIPYGNCVICLYGFKEEEIFTKTSCYHYFHSYCLGRYIAHSEAEIRERRKEMEEDKTRARADSQELTVVCPVCREPLTYDLEVLLASPAPHFPTLEETTVQAEFRKKWTELQAILERQRERGGVIDPLVESNRFLIHINETPSDPSSLGPALDSPPCQVEPAAPPEPIQLPGSQSQPVSGHSQRRPDPGHKQHSQPRRRRKERSRLLHEKPVELAERVAKLTFCSGPQSTSKGNEVASEGQREAAVLVNAISSEGGVYPSAGSTADGEMHAETRVSKTTASGQPVNPSRGDTVPPPSAPGREQSQRWDRGRRRVPQSLGQQAGQPEERNVKGADHWEAPRDGFHFRGGRGQRGRGSANAHHRGRGPGRGSGRGFSHRGTERVDGWDGDAWKKNEMYVHLNSPE; from the exons ATGGCGTCTGAGAGCGA TGTCTTGTCTGAGATTGAAGTTCTGAAGTCAATTTACCTGGAGGAGCTGAGAGTCAGCCGGAATAGCACCGG GGACTGGGATGTGAGCTTGGTCCTCCACCCCTCTACAGCTGAAGACTCCCTTTCCCAGTTTGTGAGGCTTACCCTGACATTAACTCTAGACTCACAG TACCCTGCATCTCCACCCTGCATCTCCATCCATCACCCTCGTGGTCTTTCTGATGACAAGATCCTCAG TGTTCAACGCTGTCTGCACAAGGAGGCACAATCCTGTCTAGGAGGGCCAGCACTCTACCAGCTCATTGAG AAAGCCAAAGAGTTCCTGACGGAGAGCAATATTCCCTACGGGAACTGTGTCATCTGCTTGTATGGCTTCAAG GAAGAAGAAATATTCACCAAGACCAGCTGTTATCACTATTTTCACTCGTACTGCCTGGGCCGCTACATTGCTCATTCGGAGGCTGAGATAAGAGAGAGGAGGAAGGAGATGGAGGAGGACAAGACCAGGGCTAGAGCTGACAGCCAG GAGTTGACTGTAGTGTGCCCAGTTTGTCGTGAGCCCTTGACCTATGACCTGGAAGTTCTTCtggcctctcctgctcctcatTTCCCCACG CTTGAAGAGACAACCGTACAAGCAGAATTTCGAAAGAAATGGACAGAACTTCAGGCTATTTTGGAGCGACAAAGGGAAAGGGGCGGAGTTATTGACCCTTTGGTGGAGTCTAATCGCTTTCTAATACATATTAATGAG ACACCCTCTGATCCCAGCAGCCTGGGCCCTGCCCTAGACAGCCCTCCCTGCCAGGTGGAACCTGCTGCTCCTCCTGAACCCATTCAGCTTCCTGGGTCTCAGAGCCAACCGGTTTCTGGCCACTCTCAGCGCAGGCCTGATCCCGGCCACAAACAGCACAGCCAGCCAAGGCGGAGGAGGAAAGAGCGGAGCCGACTGCTGCACGAGAAGCCGGTTGAGCTCGCAGAGAGAGTGGCAAAGCTCACATTCTGCTCAGGGCCACAGTCCACATCCAAGGGGAATGAGGTCGCATCAGAAGGTCAAAGAGAAGCCGCTGTTTTGGTGAATGCTATCAGTTCAGAAGGTGGAGTGTACCCAAGTGCAGGCAGTACTGCAGATGGGGAGATGCATGCGGAAACACGTGTATCAAAAACCACGGCCAGTGGGCAGCCTGTAAACCCATCGAGGGGTGACACCGTCCCACCCCCCAGCGCGCCAGGGAGAGAACAATCTCAGAGATGGGACCGAGGAAGGAGGAGGGTGCCACAAAGCTTGGGACAGCAGGCTGGTCAACCAGAGGAAAGAAATGTCAAAGGGGCAGACCACTGGGAGGCTCCCAGGGACGGTTTCCATTTCAGGGGAGGTCGAGGTCAAAGAGGAAGGGGCAGTGCTAATGCCCACCATAGAGGTCGAGGACCAGGAAGAGGGAGTGGGAGGGGCTTTAGTCATAGGGGCACAGAGAGAGTGGACGGCTGGGATGGAGATGCCTGGAAAAAGAATGAGATGTATGTCCATTTGAATTCCCCAGAGTAG
- the LOC125718384 gene encoding ras-related protein Rab-35-like isoform X1: MTTKDYHHLFKLLIIGDSNVGKSSLLLRFADNSFSGSYITTIGVDFKIRTVDVNGEKVKIQIWDTAGQERFRTITSTYYRNTHGVIIVYDVTNQESFINVKRWLDEISQYCDNVCTILVGNKNDDPSKKEVHSQEAQHFGETVGVRVFETSAKENVNVEEMFMSFIHMVLHAKKQKRRHTKREREQGKDAVRINSHQEGERRMKGKTHC, from the exons ATGACAACAAAGGATTACCACCATCTCTTCAAGCTGCTCATCATCGGGGACTCCA ATGTCGGGAAAAGCAGTTTGCTACTCCGGTTTGCTGATAACTCATTTTCAG GGAGTTACATCACGACgattggtgtcgactttaagaTCCGCACAGTGGACGTTAATGGTGAGAAGGTCAAGATACAGATCTGGGACACAGCTGGACAGGAGCGATTCAGGACCATCACTTCCAC GTATTACAGGAACACTCATGGTGTCATCATTGTCTATGATGTGACGAATCAGGAGTCTTTCATCAATGTGAAGAGGTGGTTAGATGAAATCTCCCAATATTGTGACAATGTCTGTACGATCCTTG TGGGCAACAAGAATGATGATCCCTCCAAGAAGGAGGTCCACTCCCAAGAAGCTCAGCACTTCGGAGAGACTGTGGGAGTCAGAGTCTTTGAGACGAGTGCCAAGGAAAACGTCAACGTGGAGGAG ATGTTCATGTCATTCATTCACATGGTCCTGCATGCGAAAAAACAGAAGCGACGGCAcacgaagagagagagagagcaagggaAAGACGCAGTCCGCATCAATTCACACcaggagggagagagacggaTGAAAGGGAAAACGCACTGCTAG
- the thoc6 gene encoding THO complex subunit 6 homolog: protein MGPVELLHMSVFSQSLSPCGRFLAAGNNYGEIAVFSLSSSLSPEATEINRKPILTFTAHEGPVFSLLSTDTHLLSAGNGEISAWSWSELAKRNTKAVWIRRPQYKLSLEIPEINAMVINARDNSLAVGGGDSNIHIMDLESGIFKSVLQGHTDYIHCLSIREREGELLSGGEDGAVRMWDVRTGQSVHCVEVYKYEQCARPQHGKWISCVTTDSDWMLCGGGPSLSLWHLRSLSPTSVFPMSGCQRQAMFYQDLILAVGEGHFVSHCLLGGEVKSLIPCTPPSLNTLALNTNSTEHRVLTVGGSSDQIDVFTNLSYRAFSLSF, encoded by the exons ATGGGTCCAGTCGAG CTCCTTCACATGTCGGTATTTTCTCAGAGCCTCTCTCCCTGCGGTCGGTTTTTAGCTGCGGGGAACAACTACGGTGAGATCGCAGTTTTCAG TCTGTCATCCTCACTTAGCCCAGAGGCAACAGAAATCAACAGAAAACCCATCCTGACTTTCACAG CTCACGAGGGACCTGTTTTTTCCCTTCTGTCCACCGACACACATCTTCTTAGTGCAGGAAATGGAGAGATCAGTGCTTGGAGTTGGTCAGAGCTGGCAAAAAGA AACACCAAAGCTGTCTGGATTAGAAGACCACAATACAA ATTGAGCTTGGAGATCCCTGAGATCAATGCAATGGTCATTAATGCCAGA GACAACAGCCTGgctgtgggtgggggtgacagcaaCATTCACATTATGGATTTGGAAAgtggcattttcaag TCTGTGCTGCAGGGCCACACTGACTACATCCACTGCTTGAGCATCAGAGAGCGGGAAGGAGAGCTGCTCTCCGGTGGGGAGGATGGAGCTGTCAGGATGTGGG atgtCCGAACAGGACAGTCTGTGCACTGTGTGGAGGTTTACAAGTACGAG CAATGTGCTCGGCCCCAGCATGGGAAGTGGATCAGCTGTGTTACCACGGATTCTGACTGGATG CTGTGTGGCGGGGGCCCTTCCCTGTCGCTCTGGCATCTGCGCTCACTCTCCCCCACCTCCGTCTTCCCTATGTCCGGATGCCAGCGACAGGCAATGTTCTACCAGGATCTT ATCTTAGCAGTGGGGGAGGGCCACTTTGTGTCCCACTGTCTCCTCGGCGGTGAAGTTAAGTCACTGATTCCCTGCACACCTCCGTCACTCAACACACTGGCTCTGAACACCAACAGCACTGAGCACAGG GTGCTGACAGTAGGGGGCAGCAGTGACCAGATCGACGTTTTCACCAACCTATCATACAGGGCCTTCTCGCTTTCCTTTTGA
- the srrm2 gene encoding serine/arginine repetitive matrix protein 2, producing MYNGIGLTTPRGSGTNGYVQRNLSSVRAKRTRDERGAERDEKDRERLESQLSRQPNAEILEHQRKRQLEVKCAELQDMMEEQGYSAEEIEEKVSSFRLMLQEKQEPPPTATEKPVVTETHALAAANQQKNNRLREAFGIASDYVDGSSFNPERREREKEKREQEQQQQQQQQKYVIVPESDSSTASPPRKHGRKKRRKKNKTRESSESRSPSPRREKKKSKKKKREGSVQKEDRRSPSDDRRQKRKRSENGTPPRTKQQRNRSPSSDMDRSQSPVPHKEVRQNQPIRGADEGRKGRSPDRRGRRHEEDFAQKAVGREKSPERGRRGEEWDRGEKEKPQRRRHDSSSSSFSPPHERSKRMRSAEKEHVRQRDASPRSVSERERERGRQRGRERNTSPQEKSQRAPERAREPSSSGTSSSSPSPVRNGRERERDQEKEKEKQNVWEKEKQRERERVEREREKEYARERERQREREEREKERERQWEREEREKERERQWEREEREKERERERERQWERGEREREREREKEREREEKEQERERERLREREREEKEQERERERLREREEREREIEREKERWRQQDKERERRRQQDKEKERERSTSRSSPAPEDDREQPQQAQRMAEQQREKQVKEGKAKKGKVESSSSSSDSDSDSSSSSSSSSSSSTDSSASSSFSSSSSSSSSDEDEKKCSRKQMVKKTRVSLEVTEESGAPPEPLPSAPVLPTTIPPSEKEVMEDRCGLRDTGKERGQWHPLMETDAQLLGQKGQYSPTGSDAASPGECVSSPAGPRKEGRGAECYSPTSPSKDASPSPPRDDLNEVRDQTKSTRVDRLADRKYQYTPTEAEKSPHIEVGRTVERGGRSSEGRREQHGSSTSASPPRRTPPLQYQDPPRQFRRASRSASPRRRLPSPKRRDREKEANRERDRDRERERERDRDRERERERKRDMERERERDRERDRDRDRERERDRERERERDRDRERDRERDRERDRRYSPGPARRDRDRDRDRDRDRERDRSRDRRQRRSRSRSPRRRSPLYRSRRSPSPYRRRRTSRSLSREIERDREQERERNREREKETEKQPHASKDSKPQTPGSPSSSSSSSSSGTTSSSSSSSGSESEEETEGKGQPNTGRKQADTESETRADQEESGKGGDGELERVELSRSPVPSGQCRELNLAQSRSISPKSPPTLLPGSPVHPSIGQSGPQAPSNGKPKKQEEKEQRKNNSSGSSSSSSSSSSSSSSSSSSSSDSSDSEPEDGKEEGSTAVAGCSSSSSSSSSDSDKEEKPKSPPRRQRVPADSLRDSRSPSYSPPTRVRRPALSPPAHRSSRSEESRSSRKERK from the exons ATGTACAACGGCATTGGGCTGACCACCCCTCGCGGCAGCGGGACCAATGGGTATGTCCAGCGCAACCTGTCCAGTGTGAGGGCGAAGCGCACCCGGGATGAGCGGGGCGCCGAACGTGACGAGAAGGACCGTGAGCGCCTGGAGAGCCAGCTGAGCCGGCAGCCCAATGCTGAGATCCTGGAGCACCAGAGgaagaggcagctggaggtcaAGTGTGCAGAACTGCAGGACATGATGGAGGAGCAGGG GTATTCAGCGGAGGAGATTGAGGAGAAGGTGAGCAGTTTCCGGCTGATGCTGCAGGAGAAGCAGGAGCCACCACCCACAGCCACCGAGAAGCCAGT GGTCACAGAGACGCACGCCTTGGCTGCCGCCAATCAGCAGAAGAACAACCGTCTGCGTGAAGCGTTTGGCATCGCCTCAGACTATGTGGATGGCTCCTCCTTCAATCCAGAGCGTCGGGAGCGGGAAAAAGAGAAGCGGGAACAggagcagcaacagcagcagcagcagcaaaaatATGT GATTGTCCCGGAGTCTGACAGCTCCACTGCATCTCCACCACGCAAGCATGGCCGGAAGAAGAGGAGAAAGAAAAACAAGACCAGGGAGAG CTCGGAGAGTCGGTCCCCCTCCCCTCgtcgggagaaaaaaaaaagcaagaagaagaaaag GGAAGGGTCAGTGCAGAAGGAAGATAGACGCAG TCCTTCTGATGACAGGCggcagaagaggaagaggagtgaGAATGGAACTCCACCCCGGACCAAACAGCAGAGGAACAGGAGCCCGTCGTCAGACATGGACCGCAG CCAATCTCCAGTTCCTCATAAGGAGGTACGACAGAACCAGCCAATCAGGGGGGCCGATGAGGGGAGAAAGGGGCGATCTCCAGACAGGAGGGGGAGGAGGCATGAAGAGGACTTTGCACAGAAGGCAGTCGGCAGAGAG AAATCTCCCGAACGAGGCAGAAGAGGAGAAGAGTGGGACCGAGGCGAGAAGGAAAAGCCTCAGAGGAGAAGACAtgactcctcctcctcgtctttCTCTCCACCACATGAGAGATCCAAGCGGATGAGGAGTGCAGAGAAGGAGCATGTTAGACAGAGGGATGCTTCTCCACGAAGTGTGTCTGAAAGGGAGAGGGAGCGAGGAAGAcagaggggcagagagagaAATACCTCTCCTCAAGAAAAGAGCCAGAGGGCCCCAGAGAGGGCGAGGGAGCCTTCCTCCTCTGGGACGTCCTCGAGCTCACCCTCACCAGTTAGgaatgggagagagagggagagagaccaagaaaaagagaaggaaaagcagaatgtTTGGGAAAAagagaagcagagagagagggaaagggtGGAACGTGAGAGGGAGAAGGAGTATGCAAGGGAGCGGGAGAGGCAACGCGAGAGAgaggagcgggagaaggagagggagaggcaatgggagagagaggagcgggagaaggagagggagaggcaatgggagagagaggagcgggagaaggagaggGAACGGGAGAGGGAGAGGCAATGGGAGAGAGGGGaacgggagagggagagggaacgggagaaggagagggagagagaggaaaaggagcaagagagggagcgagagaggctgcgggagagggagagagaggaaaaggagcaagagagggagcgagagaggctgcgggagagagaagagagagaacGAGAAATAgaaagagaaaaggagagatGGAGACAGCAAGACAAGGAAAGGGAGAGACGGAGACAACAAGACAAGGaaaaggagagggagagaagtacCAGCAGAAGCTCACCTGCACCGGAGGATGACCGGGAGCAGCCTCAACAGGCACAGAGGATGGCTGAACAGCAGAGGGAAAAGCAGGTTAAGGAAGGCAAGGCCAAGAAAGGCAAGGTCGAGTCGAGTAGCAGCAGCAGCGACAGTGATAGCGATAGCtcctcgtcatcttcgtcatcgtCTTCCTCTTCCACGGACTCCTCTGCATCCTCGTCATTCTCTTCGTCATCGTCGTCGTCCTCTTCTGATGAAGATGAGAAGAAATGTTCAAGAAAACAGATGGTTAAAAAGACTAGGGTTTCATTAGAAGTCACTGAAGAGTCAGGTGCTCCTCCTGAGCCCTTGCCTTCAGCTCCAGTCCTGCCCACCACTATCCCTCCCTCTGAAAAGGAGGTGATGGAGGATAGGTGTGGGCTGAGAGATACTGGTAAAGAGAGAGGACAGTGGCACCCCCTGATGGAGACCGATGCTCAACTATTGGGACAGAAGGGTCAGTACTCCCCAACTGGAAGCGATGCAGCCTCACCAGGGGAGTGCGTGTCCTCTCCTGCAGGCCCTAGAAAGGAGGGCAGAGGAGCTGAGTGTTACTCTCCAACCTCCCCCTCCAAAGACGCCTCCCCTTCACCTCCCAGGGATGATCTGAATGAGGTTAGAGACCAGACCAAAAGCACCCGTGTGGACCGCCTGGCTGATAGAAAATATCAGTACACCCCCACAGAGGCTGAAAAGTCTCCTCACATTGAGGTTGGGCGGACTGTGGAACGGGGGGGCAGATCCTCTGAAGGAAGAAGGGAGCAGCATGGCTCCTCTACCTCAGCCTCACCTCCACGGCGCACCCCTCCCCTGCAATATCAGGATCCCCCGCGGCAGTTCCGTCGGGCATCTCGATCAGCTAGCCCCCGCAGACGGCTGCCATCACCAAAACGCAGAGACAGGGAAAAAGAGGCCAAcagggagagggacagagacagggagagggagagagagagggacagagacagggagagggagagagagaggaagagagacatggagagagagagggagagggacagagagagggacagagacagggacagagagagggagagggacagagagagggagagagagagagacagggacagggagagagacagggagagggacagagagagggacaggAGGTACTCACCTGGTCCAGCCCGCAGAGACAGGGATCGTGACAGGGACAGGGATCGTGACAGAGAGCGAGACAGGTCCCGGGACAGGAGACAAAGGAGAAGTCGATCGAGGTCCCCGAGGAGACGCAGCCCTCTCTACAG ATCACGGCGCTCTCCTTCCCCTTATCGACGCAGGAGAACCAGTCGCTCTCTTTCCAGGGAGATAGAGAGAGATCGAGAGCAAGAACGAGAGAGGAACCGAGAGCgagagaaggagacagagaaacagccacATGCTTCTAAAGACTCAAAGCCTCAGACTCCAGGATCCCCATCATCatcttcctcatcctcctcttctggcactacttcatcatcatcatcctcttctgGGTCTGAAAGTGAGGAAGAGACAGAGGGGAAAGGACAACCCAACACTGGAAGAAAACAAGCAGATACAGAGAGTGAAACAAGAGCTGATCAGGAGGAAAGTGGAAAAGGAGGAGATGGAGAGCTGGAGAGGGTGGAACTCAGCCGGTCACCTGTCCCGAGTGGTCAGTGCAGAGAGTTGAACCTGGCTCAATCGCGCTCCATCTCTCCTAAATCTCCTCCCACGTTGCTTCCTGGCTCCCCAGTACATCCTTCAATTGGCCAGAGTGGGCCTCAGGCTCCATCCAATGGGAAGCCAAAGAAACAGGAAGAGAAGGAGCAGCGTAAGAACAACAGCAGTGGCTCCAGTTCATCGTCcagttcctcctcctcttcctcttcatcatcttcatcctcaTCTTCTGACAGCTCGGATTCTGAGCCAGAGGACGGGAAGGA AGAGGGCAGTACTGCTGTAGCAGGCTGTagctcatcatcatcgtcatcatcatctgaCAGTGACAAAGAGGAGAAGCCAAAAAG CCCACCCCGGCGTCAGAGGGTGCCAGCTGATTCACTGAGAGACTCACGCTCTCCCAGCTACTCTCCCCCAACAAGAGTGCGACGTCCCGCTCTGTCGCCGCCCGCACACAG GAGCAGTAGAAGCGAGGAAAGCAGATCGAGCAGGAAAGAAAGGAAGTAG
- the LOC125718384 gene encoding ras-related protein Rab-35-like isoform X2: MTTKDYHHLFKLLIIGDSRSYITTIGVDFKIRTVDVNGEKVKIQIWDTAGQERFRTITSTYYRNTHGVIIVYDVTNQESFINVKRWLDEISQYCDNVCTILVGNKNDDPSKKEVHSQEAQHFGETVGVRVFETSAKENVNVEEMFMSFIHMVLHAKKQKRRHTKREREQGKDAVRINSHQEGERRMKGKTHC, translated from the exons ATGACAACAAAGGATTACCACCATCTCTTCAAGCTGCTCATCATCGGGGACTCCA GGAGTTACATCACGACgattggtgtcgactttaagaTCCGCACAGTGGACGTTAATGGTGAGAAGGTCAAGATACAGATCTGGGACACAGCTGGACAGGAGCGATTCAGGACCATCACTTCCAC GTATTACAGGAACACTCATGGTGTCATCATTGTCTATGATGTGACGAATCAGGAGTCTTTCATCAATGTGAAGAGGTGGTTAGATGAAATCTCCCAATATTGTGACAATGTCTGTACGATCCTTG TGGGCAACAAGAATGATGATCCCTCCAAGAAGGAGGTCCACTCCCAAGAAGCTCAGCACTTCGGAGAGACTGTGGGAGTCAGAGTCTTTGAGACGAGTGCCAAGGAAAACGTCAACGTGGAGGAG ATGTTCATGTCATTCATTCACATGGTCCTGCATGCGAAAAAACAGAAGCGACGGCAcacgaagagagagagagagcaagggaAAGACGCAGTCCGCATCAATTCACACcaggagggagagagacggaTGAAAGGGAAAACGCACTGCTAG